The Deinococcus planocerae genome includes a region encoding these proteins:
- a CDS encoding VOC family protein yields the protein MRALETCLYVDDLEAAEAFYSGVLGLSLYGKVPGRHLFYRLEGSMLLIFNPAMSAQPGDVPPHAGKVGGHVCLAIGCEETDAWQARLEGHGLSVTRYAWGNRGESLYFEDPAGNVLELAPPSIWGLE from the coding sequence ATGCGCGCCTTGGAGACCTGCCTGTACGTGGACGATCTGGAGGCCGCCGAAGCCTTCTACTCGGGTGTCCTGGGACTGAGCCTGTACGGCAAGGTCCCGGGGCGCCACCTCTTTTACCGGCTGGAGGGCTCCATGCTGCTGATCTTCAATCCGGCCATGAGTGCCCAGCCCGGCGACGTGCCGCCCCACGCGGGAAAAGTCGGCGGGCACGTCTGTCTGGCGATTGGGTGCGAGGAGACGGACGCCTGGCAGGCGCGGTTGGAGGGGCACGGTCTGAGCGTCACCCGCTATGCCTGGGGCAACCGAGGCGAGAGCCTGTACTTCGAGGACCCCGCCGGAAACGTGCTGGAGCTGGCGCCGCCGAGTATCTGGGGGCTGGAGTGA
- a CDS encoding RIO1 family regulatory kinase/ATPase — protein MSVRWLEDELSDADTRPGKRQKHKTKKPLGRRRLSALTAEEAGEQDDTIRRLTDLGHITEVVAELGSGKEATAYVARGPRGSVLLKLYRELEARSFKRDGIYREGQVILDERAKRAMEGRSKRGLEMLQAGWVAAEYAHLWHLWGSGLSVPEPLVGPSPYEYTQTTPAVLMRLIGTEDAPAPRLSDAALSPEEARNAWNQALDGMAHLLRLGYAHGDYSTYNLLWWENTVTIIDFPQLTTRQNPNFKELLRRDAESLATSFRKHGTQASGEATLREVQRRALGVAPAPRVVLP, from the coding sequence TTGAGCGTCCGCTGGCTCGAAGACGAACTCTCGGACGCGGACACCCGCCCAGGGAAGCGCCAGAAGCACAAGACGAAGAAGCCGCTGGGTCGCCGCCGTCTCTCCGCGCTGACCGCCGAGGAGGCAGGTGAGCAGGACGACACCATCCGCCGCCTCACCGACCTGGGGCACATCACCGAGGTCGTCGCCGAACTGGGGAGCGGCAAGGAGGCCACGGCGTACGTGGCGCGCGGGCCGAGGGGGAGCGTCCTCCTCAAGCTCTACCGCGAGCTGGAGGCCCGGTCCTTCAAGCGCGACGGCATCTACCGCGAGGGGCAGGTCATCCTCGACGAGCGGGCGAAGAGGGCGATGGAGGGCCGCAGCAAGAGGGGCCTGGAGATGCTTCAGGCGGGGTGGGTGGCCGCCGAGTACGCGCACCTGTGGCACCTGTGGGGGTCGGGCCTCAGCGTCCCCGAGCCGCTGGTCGGCCCCAGCCCCTACGAGTACACGCAGACCACCCCCGCCGTCTTGATGCGATTGATCGGCACCGAGGACGCCCCCGCCCCGCGCCTGAGCGACGCGGCCCTGAGCCCCGAGGAGGCCCGGAATGCCTGGAATCAAGCCCTGGACGGCATGGCGCACCTGCTGCGGCTGGGCTACGCGCACGGCGACTACAGCACCTACAACCTCCTCTGGTGGGAGAACACCGTGACGATCATCGACTTTCCCCAGCTCACGACCCGGCAAAACCCCAACTTCAAGGAGTTGCTGCGCCGCGACGCCGAGAGCCTGGCGACCAGCTTTCGCAAGCACGGGACCCAGGCGAGCGGCGAGGCCACCCTGCGCGAGGTGCAGCGGCGGGCGCTGGGCGTGGCGCCGGCGCCGCGGGTGGTGCTGCCGTAG
- a CDS encoding RecQ family ATP-dependent DNA helicase, protein MPKRIRFRASAPEPANPHPAPSAPPRRIRVSAPPAEPTPPEDAPSSPVVVLPPPGEPNQPAAPRVTLAEPPPRPAPPPPAPSPAGARRGRPTKDMQRAQRIAQEVFGYDGLHEAQKEAIASVLKGRDTLAIMPTGSGKSAIYQVAALSLNGPTVVVSPLIALQRDQVEALEESAPGQAALINSTLRPAEREATLSAFEEGEVEFLFLAPEQLSNEETLARLREAEPSLFVVDEAHCVSEWGHDFRPEYLRLGVVVEALGHPTVLALTATASPPVRAEIVERLGMREPEILVRGFDRPNIRLGVRRFEDPGTKRSALLSEVIAAPKPGIVYAATRRAADELARDLTGRGVRAAAYHAGLNVEARGGAQAAFMADELEVIVATTAFGMGIDKPNVRFVHHLDISGSVDAYYQEIGRAGRDGAASEATLFYAPGDLRLRRFFAGSGLIDADQVEHVLRALEEHHGPVDPEELREETGLSQTKVLTAVSRLEDVGAVEILPSGEVTATDGAQAPEVVAEAALAQAYRRAFEDSRLEMVRGYAETGGCRREFLLNYFGEASTPPCNYCDNCEAGLVQATADGDDVPFALGTRVAHRTFGEGLVMRYEGEKITVLFDGPGYQTLALPVVLDQGLLEPLGA, encoded by the coding sequence ATGCCCAAGCGCATCCGGTTCCGGGCCTCCGCGCCCGAGCCCGCCAACCCCCACCCGGCGCCCTCCGCCCCGCCCCGGCGCATCCGGGTCAGCGCGCCCCCCGCCGAGCCCACCCCGCCCGAGGACGCCCCCTCCTCTCCCGTCGTCGTCCTTCCCCCTCCCGGGGAGCCCAACCAGCCCGCCGCGCCCCGCGTGACCCTCGCCGAACCGCCGCCCCGCCCCGCTCCGCCCCCTCCCGCTCCGTCTCCGGCGGGCGCCCGCCGGGGCAGGCCGACCAAGGACATGCAGCGGGCGCAGCGCATCGCCCAGGAGGTCTTCGGCTACGACGGGCTCCACGAGGCGCAGAAGGAGGCCATCGCGTCCGTCCTGAAGGGGCGTGACACCCTCGCGATCATGCCGACCGGGAGCGGCAAGTCGGCGATCTATCAGGTCGCGGCGCTCTCGCTGAACGGCCCCACGGTCGTCGTCTCGCCCCTGATCGCCCTGCAACGCGATCAGGTGGAGGCGCTGGAGGAGAGTGCGCCGGGTCAGGCGGCCCTGATCAACTCCACCCTGCGGCCCGCCGAGCGCGAGGCCACCCTCAGCGCCTTCGAGGAGGGCGAGGTCGAGTTCCTCTTCCTGGCGCCCGAGCAGCTCAGCAACGAGGAGACGCTGGCCCGGCTGCGGGAGGCTGAGCCGTCGCTCTTCGTGGTGGACGAGGCGCACTGCGTTTCGGAGTGGGGCCACGACTTCCGGCCCGAGTACCTGCGGTTAGGAGTTGTGGTGGAGGCGCTCGGGCACCCGACCGTCCTCGCGCTGACGGCGACCGCCTCGCCCCCCGTTCGCGCGGAGATCGTGGAGCGGCTGGGGATGCGGGAGCCCGAGATTCTGGTGCGCGGCTTCGACCGCCCGAACATTCGCCTGGGCGTGCGGCGCTTCGAGGACCCGGGGACGAAACGCTCGGCGCTGCTGTCCGAGGTGATCGCCGCCCCCAAGCCGGGCATCGTCTACGCGGCGACCCGCCGGGCGGCGGACGAGCTGGCCCGCGACCTCACGGGGCGCGGGGTGCGGGCGGCGGCCTACCACGCCGGGCTGAACGTGGAGGCGCGAGGGGGGGCGCAGGCGGCCTTTATGGCGGACGAGCTGGAGGTCATCGTGGCGACGACCGCCTTCGGCATGGGGATCGACAAGCCGAACGTGCGCTTCGTGCACCACCTCGACATCTCCGGCTCGGTGGACGCCTACTACCAGGAGATCGGGCGGGCCGGGCGCGACGGCGCGGCCTCGGAGGCCACCCTCTTCTACGCGCCCGGCGACTTGCGGCTGCGCCGCTTCTTCGCGGGGAGCGGCCTGATCGACGCCGATCAGGTCGAACACGTGCTGCGCGCCCTGGAAGAGCACCACGGCCCGGTGGACCCCGAGGAGTTGCGCGAGGAGACGGGCCTGTCGCAGACGAAGGTGCTGACCGCCGTGAGCCGATTGGAAGACGTGGGCGCCGTGGAAATCCTGCCGAGCGGGGAGGTCACCGCGACGGACGGGGCGCAGGCCCCCGAGGTGGTGGCCGAGGCCGCCCTCGCGCAGGCCTACCGCCGCGCCTTCGAGGACTCGCGCCTGGAGATGGTGCGCGGGTACGCCGAGACCGGGGGCTGCCGCCGCGAATTCCTGCTCAACTACTTCGGCGAGGCGTCCACCCCGCCCTGCAACTACTGCGACAACTGCGAGGCGGGGCTGGTGCAGGCGACCGCTGACGGGGACGACGTGCCCTTCGCCCTGGGCACCCGCGTCGCCCACCGCACCTTCGGCGAGGGCCTCGTCATGCGCTACGAGGGCGAGAAGATCACCGTCCTCTTCGACGGGCCGGGGTATCAGACGCTCGCGCTGCCCGTGGTCCTCGATCAGGGCCTGCTGGAGCCGCTCGGGGCCTGA
- a CDS encoding ABC transporter substrate-binding protein: MKPAALLALLALGTASAQTTASQTAPARTVAIGLGYIPNVQFTPFYVADKLGYFRAEGLNVRFQHGYVSELMPLLLQGKLDFIVGDPEDAIFARNQGAPVRYVMAMYQKLPVTVFSTKPLGTAADLKGKTVGLPGTFGSSYAALRAVLDDAGLQEGRDVRLASIGFTQLDAVRAGRVDAAVGFVNNEVVQLRTSGTRVYTLDVTASYPMVGSGLITTDKTLTGDLARRVVRASQRGLKFTVTDPARAFRVAQPVFGTGGGSLDVLRASVPLMQSAYTRANGLGASDPAAWTKAVAALVRQGSLPAGARATNFYTNSLVSKTVR; encoded by the coding sequence ATGAAGCCCGCCGCCCTCCTCGCGCTGCTCGCCCTGGGCACCGCGTCGGCCCAGACCACAGCCTCCCAGACGGCCCCCGCCCGCACGGTCGCCATCGGCCTCGGGTACATCCCCAACGTGCAGTTCACGCCCTTTTACGTGGCGGACAAGCTCGGGTACTTCCGGGCGGAGGGGCTGAACGTCAGGTTCCAGCACGGCTACGTGTCCGAACTCATGCCGCTGCTGCTCCAGGGCAAGCTCGACTTCATCGTGGGCGACCCCGAGGACGCGATCTTCGCGCGCAACCAGGGCGCCCCGGTGCGCTACGTCATGGCGATGTACCAGAAGCTGCCGGTCACGGTCTTCAGCACGAAGCCGCTCGGCACCGCCGCCGACCTGAAGGGCAAGACGGTGGGCCTCCCCGGCACCTTCGGGAGCAGCTACGCCGCGCTGCGGGCCGTGCTCGACGACGCGGGGCTCCAGGAGGGGCGCGACGTGCGGCTCGCCTCCATCGGATTTACCCAGCTCGACGCGGTGCGGGCCGGGCGGGTGGACGCCGCCGTGGGCTTCGTGAACAACGAGGTCGTGCAGCTCCGGACTTCGGGCACGCGGGTCTACACCCTCGACGTGACCGCCTCCTACCCGATGGTGGGCTCGGGCCTGATCACCACCGACAAGACCTTGACCGGGGACCTCGCCCGGCGGGTGGTGCGGGCCAGTCAGCGGGGGCTGAAGTTCACGGTGACCGACCCCGCCCGCGCCTTCCGGGTCGCCCAGCCCGTCTTCGGCACGGGGGGCGGCTCGCTGGACGTGCTGCGCGCGAGCGTGCCCCTGATGCAGAGCGCGTACACCCGCGCGAATGGGCTGGGCGCCAGCGACCCCGCCGCCTGGACGAAGGCCGTCGCCGCGCTCGTCCGGCAGGGGAGCCTCCCCGCCGGGGCGAGGGCCACCAACTTCTACACGAACAGCCTCGTCAGCAAGACGGTGCGCTGA
- a CDS encoding S9 family peptidase, translated as MTHNPVPGPESLLALVFPSDPQVGAGGHSAFFVLSRVEEDDPARPEEDFPKPRYRSNIWHSEGGEARQLTRGEGRDTSPRPSPDGGTLAFVREERGGKGQLFLLPLGGGEARRVTRFKGPVTDVSWSPDGRFLAFLSLGDDEDKRDERGEARVITRPRYRFNGRDWLPESPARLWLYDVAADELREWHVPEVEVTSYTWWPDSRGVLLVSSETEDDAAQWRQEAYTLLLDGTRTRLTRWNSAIVSATPHPDGERFVLVGRPEGKGSPEDAHLFLVERDGAWRRLDEGWDRPVGNVVGGDCHVGAFPERPVWLDAETLLFPSTVGGSCGLFRLGLDGTVTPHDHREDGVISAFTARADAVALIRERADRFPEVELNGTQVTDLHARLPFPARAHTRVCFTNDLGEGEGWVLLPDGEGRVPALLSIHGGPHTAYGHGFTHEFQLLAARGYGVCYGNPRGSVGYGQAWSSDIHGRWGSVDMDDLLAFFDVCLTTFPQLDGDRAGVMGGSYGGYMTNWITAHTTHFRAAVTDRSICNLISFGGTSDIGMRFWDDELGLNFHRQEDALRLWDMSPLKYVENVRTPTLIVHSVLDHRCPVEQAEQWYAALRLHGVPVRFVRFPGEDHELSRSGRPDRRMGRLEEYLGWLDGHLLAGEEERPHGLGHHTSHS; from the coding sequence ATGACCCACAACCCGGTGCCCGGTCCCGAGAGCCTCCTCGCCCTCGTCTTCCCCTCCGACCCGCAGGTGGGCGCAGGCGGGCACAGCGCCTTCTTCGTCCTCTCCCGCGTCGAGGAGGACGACCCGGCGCGGCCCGAGGAAGACTTCCCCAAGCCCCGCTACCGCTCGAACATCTGGCATTCGGAGGGGGGCGAGGCCCGGCAGCTCACGCGCGGGGAGGGCCGCGACACGTCGCCGCGCCCGTCGCCGGACGGGGGGACGCTCGCCTTCGTGCGCGAGGAGCGCGGCGGCAAGGGCCAGCTCTTCCTGCTGCCCCTGGGGGGCGGGGAGGCCCGCCGCGTGACGAGGTTTAAGGGCCCGGTGACGGACGTGAGCTGGAGCCCCGACGGACGCTTCCTCGCCTTCCTGAGCCTCGGGGACGACGAGGACAAGCGCGACGAGCGCGGTGAGGCCCGCGTGATCACCCGGCCCCGCTACCGCTTCAACGGGCGCGACTGGCTCCCCGAATCTCCCGCCCGGCTGTGGCTCTACGACGTGGCGGCGGATGAGTTGCGCGAGTGGCACGTGCCCGAGGTCGAGGTCACCTCCTACACGTGGTGGCCCGACTCGCGCGGCGTGCTCCTCGTCTCCAGCGAGACTGAGGACGATGCGGCGCAGTGGCGGCAGGAGGCGTACACGTTGCTTCTGGACGGCACCCGCACCCGCCTCACCCGCTGGAACTCGGCCATCGTCTCGGCCACACCGCATCCGGACGGGGAACGCTTCGTCCTCGTGGGCCGCCCGGAGGGGAAGGGCTCGCCCGAAGACGCCCACCTTTTCCTCGTCGAGAGGGACGGCGCGTGGCGGCGGCTGGACGAGGGGTGGGACCGCCCGGTCGGGAATGTGGTGGGCGGCGACTGCCACGTGGGCGCCTTCCCGGAGCGCCCGGTGTGGCTGGACGCGGAGACGCTGCTCTTCCCGAGCACGGTGGGCGGCTCGTGCGGCCTCTTCCGCCTCGGGCTGGACGGGACGGTCACGCCCCACGACCACCGCGAGGACGGGGTGATCTCCGCCTTCACGGCCCGCGCGGACGCCGTGGCCCTGATCCGCGAGCGCGCCGACCGCTTCCCGGAGGTGGAACTCAACGGCACGCAGGTCACCGACCTCCACGCCCGCCTCCCCTTCCCGGCCCGGGCTCATACGCGCGTCTGCTTCACGAACGACCTTGGCGAGGGGGAGGGGTGGGTCCTGCTGCCGGACGGGGAGGGCCGCGTGCCCGCCCTGCTGAGCATCCACGGGGGGCCACACACGGCCTACGGGCACGGCTTCACGCACGAGTTCCAGCTCCTCGCGGCGCGGGGGTACGGGGTCTGCTACGGCAATCCGCGCGGCAGCGTCGGGTACGGGCAGGCGTGGTCCTCGGACATCCACGGGCGCTGGGGCAGCGTGGACATGGACGATCTGCTCGCCTTCTTCGACGTGTGCCTGACGACCTTTCCCCAGCTCGACGGCGACCGCGCGGGCGTGATGGGCGGGAGCTACGGCGGCTACATGACAAACTGGATCACCGCGCACACGACCCACTTCCGCGCGGCGGTCACCGACCGGAGCATCTGCAACCTGATCTCCTTCGGCGGCACCTCGGATATCGGGATGCGCTTCTGGGACGACGAACTCGGCCTGAACTTCCACCGTCAGGAGGACGCACTCCGGCTGTGGGACATGAGCCCGCTGAAGTACGTCGAGAACGTCCGCACCCCCACCCTGATCGTCCACTCCGTCCTCGACCACCGCTGCCCCGTCGAGCAGGCCGAGCAGTGGTACGCGGCGCTGCGCCTGCACGGCGTCCCCGTGCGCTTCGTCCGCTTCCCCGGCGAGGACCACGAACTCTCGCGCTCGGGCAGGCCGGACCGCAGGATGGGGCGGCTGGAGGAGTACCTGGGGTGGCTGGACGGGCACTTGTTGGCGGGAGAAGAGGAACGACCCCACGGCCTCGGCCACCACACGTCGCACTCGTAG
- a CDS encoding M20 family metallopeptidase, producing MAPMPPDLTAMIADLRALAEIESPSTDPAAVARVMDVVGARARELGGVPEALPGGTRAFSFGVGGGEKPLLVLTHADTVWPHGTLEHMPFHVEGDRLFGPGTYDMKAGIVGVLHALRALEGRWPRGGVRLLLTPDEEVGSHASRPHIEAAAREARAVFVVEPPVADSHALKIGRKGVGSFALTFHGVASHAGNKPQEGASAVTEAARAVLEVQALARPDLGTTVSVGRIRGGSAVNVIPAEATLEIDLRASTVAEGERVTDAIRALTPADPRVRLSVTGGLNRPPFEPGPGTLTLFGQAQAIARDLGFEIGGEVVGGGSDGNFTAPLCPTLDGLGAPGDGAHAAHEHVRLDRWPDHVRLLTRLLQEV from the coding sequence ATGGCCCCCATGCCCCCCGACCTGACCGCCATGATCGCCGACCTGCGCGCCCTGGCGGAAATCGAGTCCCCCTCCACCGACCCCGCCGCCGTGGCCCGCGTGATGGACGTGGTGGGGGCCCGCGCCCGCGAACTGGGCGGCGTCCCCGAGGCGCTCCCCGGCGGCACCCGGGCCTTCTCCTTCGGCGTGGGAGGCGGCGAGAAGCCTCTGCTCGTCCTGACGCACGCCGATACGGTCTGGCCGCACGGCACCCTCGAACACATGCCCTTCCACGTCGAGGGCGACCGCCTCTTCGGCCCCGGCACCTACGACATGAAGGCCGGGATTGTCGGCGTGCTGCACGCGCTGAGGGCCCTGGAGGGACGCTGGCCCCGGGGGGGCGTGCGCCTGCTCCTCACCCCCGACGAGGAGGTGGGCAGCCACGCGAGCCGCCCCCACATCGAGGCCGCCGCCCGGGAGGCCCGCGCCGTGTTCGTGGTCGAGCCGCCCGTGGCCGACTCCCATGCGCTGAAGATCGGGCGCAAGGGGGTGGGCTCGTTCGCGCTGACCTTCCACGGGGTCGCCAGCCACGCGGGCAACAAGCCGCAGGAGGGGGCGAGTGCCGTCACCGAGGCCGCCCGCGCGGTGCTGGAGGTGCAGGCCCTCGCCCGCCCGGACCTGGGCACGACCGTCAGCGTGGGGCGAATTCGGGGCGGCAGCGCCGTGAACGTCATTCCCGCCGAGGCGACCCTGGAAATCGACCTGCGCGCCTCCACGGTGGCGGAGGGCGAGCGCGTCACGGACGCCATCCGCGCCCTCACCCCCGCCGACCCCCGCGTGCGGCTCAGCGTCACGGGCGGCCTGAACCGTCCCCCCTTCGAGCCGGGACCGGGCACGCTCACCCTCTTCGGGCAGGCCCAGGCCATCGCCCGGGATCTCGGCTTCGAGATCGGGGGCGAAGTCGTCGGCGGCGGCAGCGACGGCAATTTCACGGCGCCGCTGTGTCCCACCCTCGACGGTCTGGGCGCTCCGGGTGACGGGGCGCACGCGGCCCACGAGCACGTGCGCCTCGACCGCTGGCCGGACCACGTGCGGCTGCTGACCCGCCTCTTGCAGGAGGTGTAG
- a CDS encoding phosphotransferase family protein, protein MVSGEWGEGASAVRVATQSLGYTVRDVERLPGASGNPSWRVEAAEGTFAARLYPRSEAGTAHGLARLAEALRAGGYPVPRVVAVGETGEHAVLVQAWAPGVPLRAALEQVPEHAHDLGLAFGETHARLHALPVPAEAHAALRVLGGPTGVPASPSWLHLDYHPFNVLVEGGQVSAVLDWENVALGDARLDVARTLSILSADPSVWPLSGTRRRALLLFRRGYLAGYARGGGRLENMAPFLAWAGEFMRRDLRGRFADGELWHVARWTRAWKART, encoded by the coding sequence GTGGTCAGCGGTGAATGGGGGGAGGGGGCGTCGGCGGTTCGCGTTGCGACCCAGAGCCTCGGCTACACCGTGCGGGACGTGGAGCGGCTGCCGGGCGCGTCGGGAAACCCGAGCTGGCGGGTGGAGGCGGCGGAGGGGACCTTCGCGGCGCGGCTGTATCCACGGTCGGAGGCGGGGACGGCACACGGACTCGCGCGGCTGGCGGAGGCTTTGCGGGCGGGCGGCTACCCAGTGCCGCGTGTCGTGGCCGTGGGCGAGACGGGCGAGCACGCCGTCCTCGTGCAGGCGTGGGCGCCGGGGGTGCCGCTCCGGGCCGCGCTGGAGCAGGTGCCCGAACACGCCCACGACCTCGGCCTGGCCTTCGGGGAGACGCACGCCCGGCTGCACGCCCTGCCCGTCCCCGCCGAGGCGCACGCGGCCCTGCGGGTGCTGGGCGGACCCACAGGAGTCCCGGCCTCCCCTTCCTGGCTCCACCTCGACTATCACCCCTTCAACGTGCTCGTGGAGGGCGGGCAGGTGAGCGCCGTCCTCGACTGGGAGAACGTGGCCCTGGGCGACGCGCGGCTCGACGTGGCCCGCACGCTGAGCATCCTGAGCGCCGATCCGTCGGTGTGGCCACTGTCCGGAACGAGGCGGCGGGCGCTTCTGCTCTTCCGGCGGGGCTACCTGGCGGGGTACGCGCGGGGCGGGGGGCGGCTGGAGAACATGGCCCCCTTCCTGGCCTGGGCGGGCGAGTTCATGCGCCGGGACCTGCGGGGCCGCTTCGCCGACGGGGAGTTGTGGCACGTCGCGCGCTGGACGCGGGCGTGGAAGGCCAGGACCTGA
- a CDS encoding PIG-L deacetylase family protein yields MNERLNLLLIVPHPDDEVYGASGTLMELLDEGRPCGLVTLTRGEAGRTLGLADGPEELARMREAELRACLDVIGLTVHEQHAFPDKYLKDQPFGPLVEVAREAMLRHRPETVLTFPPNGGNGHPDHVTTHRAVREAWESLPEGERPRLWYYANPVPPENEELRALWLAPNVRRDVTSRITRKLQAIACHRTQALSTVDFLRKFPGRITEETFHEVGG; encoded by the coding sequence ATGAACGAGCGGCTGAACCTCCTCCTGATCGTCCCCCACCCCGACGACGAGGTGTACGGCGCCTCGGGCACCCTGATGGAGTTGCTGGACGAGGGCCGCCCCTGCGGCCTCGTCACCCTCACGCGCGGGGAGGCGGGGCGCACCCTGGGGCTGGCGGACGGCCCCGAGGAACTCGCCCGGATGCGGGAGGCCGAACTCCGCGCCTGCCTCGACGTGATCGGCCTGACGGTGCACGAGCAGCACGCCTTTCCCGACAAGTACCTCAAAGACCAGCCCTTTGGGCCGCTGGTGGAGGTCGCGCGGGAGGCCATGCTCCGTCACCGCCCCGAGACCGTCCTCACCTTCCCGCCCAACGGCGGCAACGGGCACCCGGACCACGTGACCACCCACCGGGCCGTGCGCGAGGCTTGGGAAAGCCTGCCGGAGGGCGAGCGGCCCCGCCTGTGGTACTACGCCAACCCCGTTCCGCCCGAGAACGAGGAGCTGCGCGCCCTGTGGCTCGCCCCCAACGTGCGCCGGGATGTGACGAGCCGCATCACCCGCAAACTCCAGGCCATCGCCTGCCACCGCACCCAGGCGCTGAGCACGGTGGATTTCCTGCGCAAGTTCCCGGGACGAATCACGGAGGAGACGTTTCACGAGGTCGGTGGGTAG
- a CDS encoding GNAT family N-acetyltransferase gives MNVTQTSFTLRALRKPDDYPGAARVLTAANPEWPVTPDLLAVWDGARDPALFYTEAVAEAGGQVVGAGGIGHDDFAFEEWRYWGNLAVHPDARGRGIGSALYDTLLERVRARGAREVRTMLTDAPHHDPGRAFLERRGFCVSWERYESRLNTAEVDLGSLGGLLDRVQSEGLELRSVAELADDPERDRRLWELDWLLFQDVPMGSALTKRPFEAWVRQEVEDPTFAPELSFVALRPGLDDPLTGPYVAYTTLMQTPGGPYVIGMTGVRRGDRGRGVAKALKVAAMRALAGRGGGEIRTMNDKPNAAMLEMNRALGFKRGPTHFRYELHLGGGA, from the coding sequence ATGAACGTCACCCAGACCAGCTTCACCCTCCGTGCCCTGCGCAAGCCGGACGACTACCCGGGTGCGGCCCGCGTCCTCACCGCCGCCAACCCCGAGTGGCCCGTCACCCCCGACCTCCTCGCCGTGTGGGACGGGGCCCGCGACCCGGCCCTCTTCTACACCGAGGCCGTCGCCGAGGCGGGCGGGCAGGTGGTGGGGGCGGGGGGCATCGGCCACGACGATTTCGCCTTCGAGGAGTGGCGCTACTGGGGCAACCTCGCCGTCCACCCGGACGCCCGGGGACGCGGCATCGGCTCGGCGCTGTACGACACATTGCTGGAGCGAGTGAGGGCCCGGGGTGCGCGCGAGGTCCGCACCATGCTCACCGACGCGCCGCACCACGACCCGGGCCGCGCCTTCCTCGAACGCCGGGGCTTTTGCGTCTCCTGGGAGCGCTACGAGTCGCGCCTGAACACGGCGGAGGTGGACCTGGGCTCTCTGGGCGGGCTGCTCGACCGGGTGCAATCGGAGGGCCTCGAACTCCGCAGCGTCGCCGAGCTGGCGGACGATCCCGAGCGTGACCGCAGGCTCTGGGAACTCGACTGGCTCCTCTTTCAGGACGTGCCGATGGGAAGCGCCCTCACCAAGCGGCCCTTCGAGGCGTGGGTGAGGCAGGAGGTGGAGGACCCGACCTTCGCGCCGGAGCTGTCCTTCGTGGCGCTGCGCCCGGGGCTGGACGACCCCCTCACGGGCCCCTACGTCGCCTACACGACCCTGATGCAGACCCCCGGCGGCCCCTACGTGATCGGCATGACGGGGGTGCGGCGGGGGGACCGGGGCCGGGGCGTCGCCAAGGCGCTCAAGGTGGCGGCGATGCGGGCGCTGGCGGGGCGGGGCGGCGGCGAGATTCGCACCATGAACGACAAGCCCAACGCCGCGATGCTGGAGATGAACCGGGCCCTGGGCTTCAAACGCGGCCCCACCCACTTCCGCTACGAACTGCACCTCGGCGGTGGGGCGTGA
- a CDS encoding GNAT family N-acetyltransferase encodes MNVREATDADYPALADLQGTVWPDHGTTGDLLAHEDRELRDHPRGPHLWRVVVEEDGRVVGTASALQYPGMFHPDRYHVDLLVHPEAQGRGVGRALAGAMDAHLGERGARELLSGTQEDCPRGLAFLARQGFAEVMRFFDNVLELGEFDPSAWEDAARLPAPYRQATLAEVIAEVGEEPAWHAYFDAVVEIREDVPRTGEATPIVFEHFRKRGDDPRFLPQGVFFALTPGGEVAAMTELYTDAVDPAKLHTGLTGARRAHRRKGLALALKLAALGVARERGAASVWTGNATTNAPMLALNTRLGFRPRPAWIEMRRGTVEDA; translated from the coding sequence GTGAACGTCCGCGAGGCCACGGACGCCGACTACCCGGCCCTCGCCGATTTGCAAGGCACGGTGTGGCCCGACCACGGGACGACCGGGGACCTCCTCGCCCACGAGGACCGCGAATTGCGTGACCACCCCCGCGGTCCCCACCTGTGGCGCGTCGTGGTGGAAGAGGACGGGCGGGTGGTCGGCACCGCGTCCGCCCTCCAGTACCCGGGCATGTTCCACCCGGACCGCTACCACGTGGACCTCCTCGTCCACCCGGAGGCGCAGGGGCGGGGCGTGGGCCGCGCGCTCGCCGGGGCGATGGACGCTCACCTGGGAGAACGCGGCGCCCGCGAACTGCTCTCGGGCACCCAGGAGGACTGCCCGCGCGGCCTCGCCTTCCTGGCCCGGCAGGGCTTTGCCGAGGTCATGCGCTTTTTCGACAACGTGTTGGAGTTGGGCGAGTTCGACCCCTCCGCCTGGGAGGACGCCGCCCGTCTCCCCGCCCCCTACCGCCAGGCCACCCTCGCCGAAGTGATCGCCGAGGTGGGGGAGGAGCCCGCCTGGCACGCCTACTTCGACGCGGTGGTGGAGATTCGGGAGGACGTGCCGCGCACGGGGGAGGCGACCCCCATCGTCTTCGAGCACTTCCGCAAGCGCGGAGACGACCCGCGCTTCCTGCCGCAGGGTGTGTTCTTCGCGCTGACCCCGGGCGGTGAGGTCGCGGCGATGACCGAGCTGTACACGGACGCCGTGGACCCCGCCAAACTGCACACGGGTCTGACCGGCGCCCGCCGCGCACACCGCAGGAAAGGCTTGGCGCTGGCCCTCAAGCTCGCGGCCCTGGGCGTCGCCCGGGAGCGCGGCGCGGCGAGCGTCTGGACCGGGAACGCCACGACCAACGCGCCCATGCTCGCCCTGAACACCCGCCTGGGTTTCCGCCCCCGCCCCGCCTGGATCGAGATGCGGCGCGGCACGGTGGAGGACGCATGA